Genomic DNA from Anabaena sphaerica FACHB-251:
AAATAATCCCCGATTCTAACCCTCAATTATTAGTACAAGCTAAGGAAAGTTATGAGGAAGCTTTAGAAATTTTACAGCAATTTGCTACACTTGAAGAAGTAGCAGAAACCCAGATGAATTTGGGGTTAGTTTTACAGTCTTTAGTTCCCTATAATTTAGCGCGGATAACTGATAGTATCCAAGCATATCATGAGGCTTTGCGGGTGTTTACTTGGCAAGAATACCCCCAGGAATATGCGATTTTATATAATAATATAGCGATCGCATACCTTTCGATGCCAATGCCATCAGAACGGGAATATTTGCGTCAAGGGTTAGCATTACAGTCTTTTGAAGTAGCACTCAAGCATATTAACTTAATTGAACATCCCAGGGAATATGCAATGTTGCAAAACAATTTAGGTAATGCTTTGCAATATTTAATTAGTTCTCATCCAATTGATAATAACTTGCGGGCTGTTGCTGCTTACGACGAAGCTTTAAAAGTGCGTAATCCTCAAGATACACCTTGGGAATATGCCAACACAATTTCTAACAAAGCCAACGCACTTTTTAACTTACCTGACAACCCTGACAAACCAGAATTAGGCAATCCGCAAAATCGGCTTAAAGCCAAATCCTACTATCAAGAAGCTTGGCAAATTTTTACAGAACATGAACAAATTGAACAAGCAGAAATAGTAGCCAAAGCACTACAAGATTTGGCAGCAGAAATACAAGCATTTGCCTTAAATTAAAACTGTATGAGGAGAATGATCATGTTTGGTATTTTCAACGACCTAGCATTTACAAATTTTCTGCATAGCTTGAATACAGAACTAAACTTAACCACAGCATTAACTTGGGTAATTATCGCCACATTTATATCTATGATTGGTGGTGCAATTGGCGGTATGATACTTGCAGGTAAAGATATAGGCTATCAATTTGCAGCAACTCTTGGCAGTTTATTTGCCCCTGCTGGAGTTATTCCTGCAATGATTTTAGGTCTGTTAATGCTTAACTTATTCGCTAACTACTAGGAGGATATTTATGATAGAAATTGGCTGGTTTACCTTCAAATTATTTCTCAAAGGAAACCTTTTCCGTGACCCTGTATATTTTCTTCGTCAAACTACCATTGCTAGTGGTATAGGTACACTCATATTAGTATTATTAGCACAGGCATCAATTCCCCTTTGTATTCCTATTACTGTAGCTAGTTTAGTTACAGGTGTGATGATGCCTTTCCTGGTTAAAGATTTTAGAATGAAATGAGTCTGGATACATACAATCCTGAAAGTTATCAATCCCTACAGATTTATCTGAGGGATTGAATTATTATAAACCGCAGATAAACGCAGATAAAACGCAGATTTTTATGGATAATTTAAATGACTTGATTGGAGATATTCAGAGATTTGAAGCTATTATTTCTGAGTGGGATGAAAGCCAGCGTTGTGTGGCTGTTGGTTTAAAAAGTGCAATTGAAGCTTTACATAAAGCGGCTTTAACTAATTTAATTAAAAGTTTGAAACAAGATAATTTATCAGCTTTGCGTGATGCTGTAGATGATGAAATTGTTTATGCGGTTTTGTTATATCACAACTTAGTCAAACCACCATTATCAGAACGGATACAAACAGCATTAGCGGAAATTCGCCCTAGTTTACAAAGCCATGATGGTGATGTGGAATTAGTAGCGATTAAACCACCAAATACAGTAGAAATTAAATTAATTGGTAGTTGTAGTAATTGTGCTAGTTCGACTTTAACCTTAACTCAAGGAGTAGAACAAGCAATTAAAAAGCATTGTCCAGAAATTACTAATGTAGTTGCTGTTAATCATAGTTCTACTTCTACACCTGCTGCTATTTCCACAGATTCCTATTGGGTGAAAGTTGCGAATAACAATGACGTTCCTGAAAATCATGTTTTAGCAGCTAGAGTTGAAAATCATAACGTGATTTTACACCGACAAGGTGATAAGATCAGTTGCTATCGTAATGCTTGTTCTCATTTGGGGTTTCCTTTAGATAAAGGTAAAGTAGAAAATGGGATTATTACTTGTGCATCCCATCAGTTTCAGTATGATTTAAAGACAGGTGAATGTTTAACTGTTCCTGATGTTTCTCTACAATCTTACGAAATGAAAGTCAAGGGTGATAAGATCTATGTGAAAGTGCAGAAATAAGGACAGGAAAATTAAGATAGGTATAGCATATAATCTTGAGTAAATTCATGTTACATTTTAATTTTGATGGATAATTGAAATGATTCATAAATTTAATTTTGTCATTCAAGTTATTGTATCTACTTTGGTAATAGCATCAGCTGTCAATCCTGCTCATGCCCTACCAGGGGAAAATATAGTTAATGTTTTGGAATGGGTAAAAACTAAGCCTCAATTACCAACTCTAGAATATAGTAGTGAAACTCTAACTTATTTCGGAAAAAAGGGAAATTTACAGTTTTTTATATCTGAATATCCAACCGATGATTTTAGTTATTTATATCCTCCAAGTTCATATATTCACAGTGAAACTATAGAAATAAGCAAAGAGCCTCAGATAAAATTTTCTCAAAAAACTGATCAGGCAATACAATTAGTTAAAGATATCTATAATACCAAGATTGCTAATGATTATCGTCGTTCACAGTATGGCGCAAAAATTAATGGCATGACTTTTTATAAAGGAAAGTTATTTGCTTATATAACTATTGATTCTAAAGATAATTCATCATGGGAAATAATTCATCTGAATTCTTGGCAACAAGAAATAGATAATGCAAAATTATCGTCTTTCATCCTAAAACCGAATATGGGATAAACCCAAAACGGGTTTTTATGACCCAAATAAAAAACGCAGATTATTAAAAATAATTCATCCGCGTTTATCTGCGTACATCTGCGTTAAATTCAAACCTAAGCAGTACGAAAACGTGCTAACTCTTCACCTGTGTTTGCATCATGGGCATGAACAGTACAAACTAAACAAGAATCAAAAGACCTAGCTACATGACCCACCTCTACAGGGTCTTGAGAATCATGAATAGGTATGCCAATTAAAGCTTCTTCAATGGGTCCACGAATACCTTCACTGTCACGAGGTCCCACATTCCAAGTCGTTGGGGCAACTACTTGATAGTTCTTAATTTTACCGCCCTCTAATTCTACCCAGTGACATAAAGCACCCCGCGCTGCTTCCGTTGCCCCCCAACCCCTACCATCTTTTTCCTTGGGTTTAATATACCAGGGGTCATTTAATTTGAACTCACGTAAACAGTGTTCGGCTTGACGGTATAATTTGACGAGTTCGTGCATTCTTCCTAGCTGCCGCAGGTGAACACTAGCGCCACCCATCGCTTTAAACATACTCAGGATAAAGCCGTCGTAATGTTGCCACGATTCTCCGTGTTTACCACCAGCTACTATTTGCCGTGCTAGGGGACCAGCTTCTAATCTTCCATAGTTGGTATGACTAACAGCAGTTGCCCAGGAATAAGCGTTATCAAAATCTTTACTATTATTGTAGCTGGGTTTCGTAGTGCGGTCAAAGGGATGGACATTTTCTGAACCTTCATCATACCAAGAGTGCATAGTGTTTTCACGGGCAAAATTATGATCCATTAAGGTGTGAGTATCCGTGAAACTATCATACACTCCACTTTTCATGATTAAAGCGGCATTTCGTCCTTCAATAGTGGGTTTTTGGTATTTATCCTCATGGGGTAAATATCCCCAAGTTATGTATTTACCGACACCAGCACCATATTTATCTAAACCAATATCCAACCCCATGCGCCAATAAAAACCTAAATCTGAATTAGCATGATTTGGGCTTTCATCTAACCAAGCCATAAAGTCATCATAGGTTTTGATTTGTTCATAGCGTTCCATTGAACAACCTAACCAAACTGGTTCTATCCAATTGGTGCGGAAATATTCAAGAATTGACCAAGCGCGGGTAACATCAGTTAACGTGGGGGCGCACATCACACCTCCGGGGACCATGTAACTAGAATGTGGCCATTGACCACCTAAGAGGGCATAGATTTCTACAGGTTTGCCGGAAATTGTTACACCCATTTCGTAAGATGTGCCTGTGAACGGTGCAAAACGCCGACAAGCTTCTTCATAAAAGCTGCTGTTTTGGTATTTTTTATTAGTCAAATCAATGGCATATAAACCGTAAAAGTACCGGGGTATACTCTGCAATGATTCAACAATTTGACCTAGATTTCTGGCTAAAATAGCATTGCGGGGAACGGTTGTTTCCCAAGCGGTATCTAATGCCCAGGATGCACAGGAAAGGTGAGAAGCACCGCAAATACCACAAATACGAGGAGTAACAATTAAGCCTGCTTGGGGGTCTTTACCTCGTAAAATTACTTCAAAGCCGCGAAACAGTTCTGCTTGTGTCCAGGCGTTGGTAACATATCCGTCTTCTATTTCCACACGGATATCTAAATCGCCTTCGACTCTCCCAACTGGTGAAATATCTAAGGTTTGAATTGGCATATTTGATTAGTTCTAAATTGTTAGGTGGATGCAATATATACTGACCTCTCCCCTAACCCCTCTCCTAAAAGGCGAGGGGAACAATTTCCTCCCCCTTCCCTGATAGGGAAGGGGGCTGGGGGGTTAGGTTTGACCAATGACTAAACTGTGAAAATATCTTCTTCTGTCCATTTTGGAGCTGTATCTTTAGCTACTACAGTAAGTAGGGCATAGTCTTTGGCGTTGATACCCGGTGGTAGTTGTTTGGGAACGCCTAGTAGTGTTTGGGTTTTAAATACGGTTCCAGGTTGGAGGTTGTAGAAGGGAAATTCTGGTTCTGTACAACCTAAACAGGGCATTCCGGCGCGTGTTTTCGATGATACCCGATTCCAGAGGATGCGGTTACAAGATGAATGGGTCATGGGTCCACGACAACCCAAGTCGTAAAATAAGCAGCCTTTACGCTGTCCAAATTCGGTGGTACTGGCTTTATAGGCAAAGTGCATATTGCGGGTACAACCTGTTTGAGTGAAGGTTTTAAAGAATGTTTCAGGACGATGGAGTTCGTCTAGGGTGATGTCGTTGATGCGTCCAGTGGCTATGGCGACTAATATCTGCGTTATCCAGTCAGGATGGGCAGGACATCCAGGTATATTAATTACAGGAAAACCAGCTTTACTGCGGAAGTCTTTACCTAAAAATCCGCCTTCTTTGCGTTTGAGAAATTGTAAACCTTGGGACTGACTGGGGTTAGGAGACATGGCGGGAATACCTCCCCAGGTGGCACAGTCTCCCACAGCTACAACAAAATTAGCCGCTTTGGATAAATCATTTAACCAATCTTTCATTGGTCTGTCTGCAAAACGGTTCCATTCACCAGTACCGTTGGGGGCGTTGATAACTGTACCTTCAAAGACCAAAATATCTAAAGTAATTTGGCCAGAAATGCAATCTCGCAATAATTTTTGCAAGTTTGCCCCTAGTTCCATTCCTAGTGAGGGATGCCAAAGAATATTAATGCCAAAATCACTAATCAAATCACAAACTGTTGGTTCTTCGGCATTAAGAAATGACATGGTGTTGCCTGAACAAGCACCACCTTGTAGCCAGAGTACGTTAGCCATAAGCTATATTTTGTTGTGTGATTGAGATGAAAAACTAGGTAAGTTTCACTGCCAACGGTTTGATATCAATACTTTGATAAAACTCAAATAACTACCAAGGTGATGATAACCGAGTTGTAAATCTCACCTGCTTATCAAATACTTATTCTGAGCATAATCAGATATTTTGACTAAATATTTTCACTTACTTAACAAAAATTAAAATATCGGTCAAAAGGCAAAACAACGAATTTTTTAGATATAAGTTTTTTAATAAATATAAGTGACAGTTTTCATACTGTCACACCCTTTAATTTATCATCAAACTATAACTTTATCCCAAAAAAATCAACAATATAAAGTTTTATGTATTTTATCCAAAAAAGTATCGTCGCATCTAGATTTTTTTACCAAGAAGTATTAAATTAGTCAGACATAATCTGGTTACATCTATTAATTTTACTTAATGCGGTCAACAGAACAGCAGGTCAATCTCTATATATAGACTAACAATGATGTCTAGCTTTACAGATACAACAGTCAAAGCTGCCATTGCTGCCATTGCTTCAGAGTCAGCAACCACAGAAGAAAAAATTCAAATGCTGATTGAGTTAGCAAATGGGTTACAAAAACAGCCTAAATCGCCTGATGATTTATGGAGTGCAGTAAAATTATATGAACAAGCGGAAGAACTTTGTAGTCAAGACTATCTATTATTAAAAGCGAGAGCTAAAGTAGGAATGGCAACAGCTTTGCGGTCAGTTCCTGATGATAGTGCAGAATTGCTAATCAAATCTAAAACAGCCTATCAAGAGGCATTACCAACTTTACAAGAATTAGGTTCATCTGTAGAAATAGCAGAAGCACAGATGAATTTAGGATTAGTGTTACAGTCTTTAGTACCTTTTAATTTAGCAAAAATAGGAGATAGTATACAGGCTTACAATCAAGCATTGCAGGTGTTTACTTGCCAAAAATATCCCCAAGAATATGCAATATTATCTAACAATATTGCGATCGCTTACCTTTCCATACCTGGCAGTAAAGAAAGAAAAGCTTTATGTGAAGGTTTAGCGGTACAAACATTTGAAGAGGCACTTAAGCAAATTAATTTGATTGAACATCCTAGAGAATATGCAATGCTGCAAAATAATTTGGGTAATGCTTTGCAGTATTTACAAAGTACCCATCCTGTAGAGAATAATTTGCGAGCAGTTACAGCTTATGATGAATCATTAAAAGTGCGTAACCCTAAAGACACACCTTTAGAATACGCGAATACAATTGCTAATAAAGCCAATGCGTTAATTAATCTACCTGATAATTTAGAAAACCCAGAAGCAGGGAATTATCAAAATCTTTTGCAAGCCAAAAAATATTATCAAGAAGCTTGGGAAATTTTCCAACAACATCAACAGACAGAACAAGCGCAAATGGTAGCGCAAACCTTACAAGAAATAACAGCAGAAATAGCAGCATTATCACGATATTCAGGAGAATAGAGACAATGAATAATTTAATGACAAGTTTAACCACTGGAGAACTGAATTTATTCACAGGTTTAGTGTTGTTATTAATAGCAACAGGTTTCTCTATGTTAGGTGGTGCTATTGGGGGAATTATCTTAGCTGGTAAAGATTTTGGATATTCATTTTCTGCTACTATAGGAGGCTTATTTGGTCCTACCGCTGCCATTCCCGCTATCCTATTAGGTTTATGTTTATTAACAATAATGACAAATTCATGAGGCATAGTCATGTTTAAAATCGGATTTTTCTCTGCTAAATTATTAGTTCAAGGTAAGCTACTCCGTGACCCAATGTACTTTACTCAACAAACCATAATTGGTGTAGCTATTGGTTTGCTACTATTGCTATTCCTAGCCGGATTTAAATTACCATTATGGCTACCAGTAGCAGTATCTAGCTTAGTCACAGGTGCAGTAATGCCATTTTTGTTGAAAGATTTAAAAATGAGGTAAAATAAATAACTAAATAAAATTGTAAAGTTTTATTCCAGGATTCAAAACTTCTGAGGTATATTTTATTTATGTTGCAACTACAAATTAAATCCGATTCTTCCGACATTAAAATAGTACAAAACTTGGTTCAATCAGCTATAGAATCCGAAATAAAAAACTTAAAACGTTCACTAGAAAAAACTAATAAATTACTGAGAGAATTTGAAGCAAAATATCAAGTTTTATCCGAGTTTTTTCACGAATTGGACAGCAGAAAACCTTGAAGGTGGTGATGAAGAATATGTGAGTTGGGCTGGAGAAATAAAAATCCAACATAAATTAACTAATTCTCTAGAAAAGTTAGAGAATATCGAATATGTTACTCAAATGAGATGCAAGATATTTCATCAAATTTAGAAGATAAGTAATATTTTCACAGCTAACTCAAATTGCCATTATAACTACATCTTTCCACCCACAAATATTCTTAAATAAATAAACACCCAAAAACTCTATCCTTCTCTCTGCGCCTCTGCGTGAGATAAAAAATGTCTTTAATACCCAACACATCAAACCAAATACCCCTATCTTCCAACGGTGCAGAAATAATCTTAGGAAACGCTACCACATCCGAACAAATAGCTATTCCTCTCGCACCAACTCCATCAACAATGTTTGGACCCCGTGCGGCTTGCTTATTATCACCAACCGGACCATTATGGGTAGCAGACACAGGACATCATCGGTTATTAGGATGGCGAAATTTACCCACAAAAGATAATCAAGCGGCTGACTGGTTAATAGGACAAACTGACTTTTTTCATGAAGGACAAAATGCCAAAGGTACACCTGGAAAATCTACAGTTAGTGTCCCTACAGGTATTTGTAAATGTGGTAATGGTTTAGCCGTTGCTGATGCTTGGAATCATCGCATTTTAATTTGGCATAATGTCCCAGAAGATAAGAATGTTCCCGCAGATTTGGTATTAGGACAAGCTAATTTTATTGATAACGAACATAACAGAGGAATTCAGCAACCTGCGGCTAATACTTTCCATTGGCCTTATGGTGTTTTATGTTATGAAAATAAATTATTTGTAGCTGATACGGGAAACCGACGTTTATTAATTTGGAATCAAATACCAACAGAAAATGGACAACCTGCGGATATAGTTTTGGGACAACCAGACATGATATCTCGCAATGAAAATGGGGGTGGTTCTCCCACTGCTTCTAGTATGCGTTGGTGTCATGATATAACGATTTGGGATGATAATTTAGTTGTCACTGATGCGGGTAATAACCGAGTAATGATTTGGGATGGAATCCCAACAGAAAATAATGCCCCTTGTGCGGTAGTTTTAGGACAAAAAAATTTCAATTTTGTGGAATTAAATCAAGGAGTATATTTCCCTAGTCGTAGTAGTTTAAGTATGCCTTATGGGGTAGATGCTGCGGGAAATTGGTTAATAGTTGCAGATACAGCTAATTCTCGTTTGTTAGGATGGAAGAAACGGGATTCTATATTATTGTTACAAGGTGCAGATGCTGATGGTGTGCTGGGACAAGATAGTTTTAAAAGTAAAAGTGAAAATCGTAATTTTGGACTACCAACTCGACAAAGTTTAAATTGGTGTTATGGAATTAAAGTTTGTGGTGAAAATGCGGTAGTTTCTGATTCTGGAAATAATCGGGTTTTGATTTGGAAATTTTGATTATCTCACGCAGAGACGCAGAGAACGCAGAGGAGGAAGGATGATAATAGAAGAAATTAGGGTTCGTGGTACTGTGCAAGGTGTGGGTTTTCGTCCTACAGTTTATCGTTTGGCGAAAGTTTGTGGTTTAAAGGGGGATGTTTGTAATGATGGGGAAGGGGTTTTAATTCGTGTTTGTGGAAGTGAGAAACAGCTACAAGAATTTGTAGATAAGTTATATCAAGAATGTCCACCTTTGGCGAAAATTAATGAGTTGGTGAGAAGTCGATATTTGGGGGAGTTGAATTTTGATGATTTTGTAATTTCTCACAGTGTTAATAATACTGTAAAAACAGAAATCGCTGCTGATGCGGCTACTTGTCCCCAATGTCAAAAGGAAATTTTTGATCCTTTTAGTCGTTATTTTCGTTATCCATTTACTAATTGTACTCATTGTGGTCCCCGGTTGAGTATTATTCGCGCTATTCCTTACGATAGAAATAACACCAGCATGGTGAAGTTTCCGATGTGTGGAGAGTGTGAAAAAGAATATCAAGATGTGGAAAATCGGCGTTTTCATGCCCAACCCGTAGCTTGTTTTACCTGTGGACCTCGTGCATGGTTAGAAAGGGCTGATGGTAAAGTTATAAGTTCTGATATGTTCTCGATGTTGGATGATGTCGATGCTGTTTGTACTTTATTACAAAAAGGTCAAATTGTTGCTATTAAAGGTTTAGGTGGTTTTCATTTAGCTTGTGATGCAACTCAAGAAACAGCAGTTAAAAAATTGCGAGAACGCAAACAACGTTATCACAAACCTTTTGCGTTAATGGCAAGAGATATCAATATAATTAGTGAATATTGCTATATTAACGATTTAGAAAAATCATTATTAACCAGTCCTGCTGCACCTATTGTTTTATTAAAAGTGAAAGATGAGAAAAAAGTAGCTGCGCCTGTTGCACTAGGACAAAATACCCTGGGGTTTATGTTACCTTATACGCCCTTACATCATTTGATTTTGAGGAGAATGAAAAATCCCATAGTATTAACTAGCGGTAATATTTCTGATAAACCCCAATGTATAGATAATGAAGAAGCGAAAGATAAATTATCTAAAATAGCCGATTATTTTTTGTTACATAATCGCGATATTGTTAACCGTGTAGATGATTCAGTTGTCAGGGTTATTGATGAGAAAGTACAAACCATCAGACGCGCTAGGGGATATGCACCTGCACCCATTATTTTACCATCAGGATTTGAGAAAATACCACCAATTTTAGCAATGGGTAGCGAGTTAAAAAATACCTTTTGTTTATTGCGTGAAGGTGAGGCTATTCTTTCTCAACATTTGGGAGATTTGGAAAACGCTGCTGCTTTTAATGCTTATCAAGAAACCTTGAATTTATATCTTAACTTATTTGCCCATAAACCAGAAATAATTGCTATTGATAAACATCCAGAATATCTATCATCTAAACTAGGAAAGGAACTAGCCACAGTTAACCAAATTAAATTAAATGAAACACAACATCATCACGCCCATGTAGCAGCTTGCATGGCTGAAAATCAAATTCCCTTAAACTCAAAACCCGTTTTAGGAAT
This window encodes:
- a CDS encoding nickel-dependent hydrogenase large subunit, translated to MPIQTLDISPVGRVEGDLDIRVEIEDGYVTNAWTQAELFRGFEVILRGKDPQAGLIVTPRICGICGASHLSCASWALDTAWETTVPRNAILARNLGQIVESLQSIPRYFYGLYAIDLTNKKYQNSSFYEEACRRFAPFTGTSYEMGVTISGKPVEIYALLGGQWPHSSYMVPGGVMCAPTLTDVTRAWSILEYFRTNWIEPVWLGCSMERYEQIKTYDDFMAWLDESPNHANSDLGFYWRMGLDIGLDKYGAGVGKYITWGYLPHEDKYQKPTIEGRNAALIMKSGVYDSFTDTHTLMDHNFARENTMHSWYDEGSENVHPFDRTTKPSYNNSKDFDNAYSWATAVSHTNYGRLEAGPLARQIVAGGKHGESWQHYDGFILSMFKAMGGASVHLRQLGRMHELVKLYRQAEHCLREFKLNDPWYIKPKEKDGRGWGATEAARGALCHWVELEGGKIKNYQVVAPTTWNVGPRDSEGIRGPIEEALIGIPIHDSQDPVEVGHVARSFDSCLVCTVHAHDANTGEELARFRTA
- the hypF gene encoding carbamoyltransferase HypF encodes the protein MIIEEIRVRGTVQGVGFRPTVYRLAKVCGLKGDVCNDGEGVLIRVCGSEKQLQEFVDKLYQECPPLAKINELVRSRYLGELNFDDFVISHSVNNTVKTEIAADAATCPQCQKEIFDPFSRYFRYPFTNCTHCGPRLSIIRAIPYDRNNTSMVKFPMCGECEKEYQDVENRRFHAQPVACFTCGPRAWLERADGKVISSDMFSMLDDVDAVCTLLQKGQIVAIKGLGGFHLACDATQETAVKKLRERKQRYHKPFALMARDINIISEYCYINDLEKSLLTSPAAPIVLLKVKDEKKVAAPVALGQNTLGFMLPYTPLHHLILRRMKNPIVLTSGNISDKPQCIDNEEAKDKLSKIADYFLLHNRDIVNRVDDSVVRVIDEKVQTIRRARGYAPAPIILPSGFEKIPPILAMGSELKNTFCLLREGEAILSQHLGDLENAAAFNAYQETLNLYLNLFAHKPEIIAIDKHPEYLSSKLGKELATVNQIKLNETQHHHAHVAACMAENQIPLNSKPVLGIAFDGLGYGEDSTLWGGEFLLADYYESRRLATFKPVAMIGGEQAIYQPWRNTYSQFQSAFKWEELKQQYCDLEIIKFLEQKPLKLLNQMIEKGINSPVASSVGRLFDAVAAATGICREECSYEGQAAIEMEAIANINILNNDEETINYPFKFENLDKIYCIDPAPMWEGILKDLQQQISPSEIAAKFHISLASVITTIVKQLSQNYEFTQVALTGGVFQNRILLEQVTKRLQKIDIPVLTHSIVPANDGGLSLGQAVIAAANYLKVTGDR
- a CDS encoding NifU family protein codes for the protein MDNLNDLIGDIQRFEAIISEWDESQRCVAVGLKSAIEALHKAALTNLIKSLKQDNLSALRDAVDDEIVYAVLLYHNLVKPPLSERIQTALAEIRPSLQSHDGDVELVAIKPPNTVEIKLIGSCSNCASSTLTLTQGVEQAIKKHCPEITNVVAVNHSSTSTPAAISTDSYWVKVANNNDVPENHVLAARVENHNVILHRQGDKISCYRNACSHLGFPLDKGKVENGIITCASHQFQYDLKTGECLTVPDVSLQSYEMKVKGDKIYVKVQK
- a CDS encoding hydrogenase small subunit; translated protein: MANVLWLQGGACSGNTMSFLNAEEPTVCDLISDFGINILWHPSLGMELGANLQKLLRDCISGQITLDILVFEGTVINAPNGTGEWNRFADRPMKDWLNDLSKAANFVVAVGDCATWGGIPAMSPNPSQSQGLQFLKRKEGGFLGKDFRSKAGFPVINIPGCPAHPDWITQILVAIATGRINDITLDELHRPETFFKTFTQTGCTRNMHFAYKASTTEFGQRKGCLFYDLGCRGPMTHSSCNRILWNRVSSKTRAGMPCLGCTEPEFPFYNLQPGTVFKTQTLLGVPKQLPPGINAKDYALLTVVAKDTAPKWTEEDIFTV